In Equus asinus isolate D_3611 breed Donkey chromosome 13, EquAss-T2T_v2, whole genome shotgun sequence, one DNA window encodes the following:
- the WIPI1 gene encoding WD repeat domain phosphoinositide-interacting protein 1 isoform X2 — translation MEAEAADSPPGGVKAALSCFSFNQDCTSLAIGTKAGYKLFSLSSVEQLDQVHGSNEIPDVYIVERLFSSSLVVVVSHTKPRQMNVYHFKKGTEICNYSYSSNILSIRLNRQRLLVCLEESIYIHNIKDMKLLKTILDVPANPTGLCALSINHSNSYVAYPGSLTTGEIVLYDGHSLKTVCTIAAHEGTLAAITFNASGSKLASASEKGTVIRVFSVPDGQKLYEFRRGMKRYVTISSLVFSMDSQFLCASSNTETVHIFKLEHLTNNRPEEPSTWSGYMGKMFMAASNYLPAQVTDMMNQDRAFATGRLNFSGQKNICTLSTIQKLPRLLVASSDGHLYVYNLDPQDGGECVLIKTHSLLGSGTTEENKENDLRPSLPQSYAATVARPSTSSASTVPGYSEDGGALRGEVIPEHEFATGPVRLDDENEFPPIILCRGSQKGKTKLS, via the exons ATCCCTAGCAATTGGAACCAAAGCCGGTTATAAGCTGTTTTCTTTGAGTTCCGTGGAGCAACTGGACCAAGTCCATGGCAgca ACGAAATCCCAGATGTCTACATCGTGGAGCGCCTTTTCTCCAGCagcctggtggtggtggtgagtcATACAAAGCCGCGTCAGATGAACGTCTATCACTtcaagaaaggcacagagatctGTAATTACAGCTACTCCAGCAACATCTTGTCCATAAGGCTGAACCGGCAG AGGCTGCTGGTGTGCCTGGAGGAGTCCATTTACATTCACAACATTAAAGACATGAAGCTGCTGAAGACGATCCTGGATGTTCCTGCAAACCCAACAG GTCTGTGTGCCCTCTCCATCAACCATTCCAATTCTTACGTGGCCTACCCTGGAAGCCTGACTACAGGCGAGATTGTGCTTTACGATGGACACTCCCTG AAAACCGTCTGCACTATTGCTGCCCACGAGGGGACACTGGCTGCCATCACCTTCAACGCCTCAGGCTCCAAACTAGCGAGCGCATCTGAAAAG GGCACTGTCATCCGGGTGTTCTCTGTACCTGATGGGCAAAAGCTCTATGAGTTTCGGAGAGGAATGAAAAG GTATGTGACAATCAGCTCTCTAGTTTTCAGTATGGACTCACAGTTCCTCTGCGCCTCCAGCAACACCGAGACCGTGCACATCTTCAAGCTGGAGCACCTCACCAACAA TCGACCAGAAGAGCCTTCGACCTGGAGTGGCTACATGGGAAAGATGTTCATGGCTGCTTCCAACTACCTCCCCGCCCAGGTGACAGACATGATGAACCAGGACAGGGCCTTTGCCACCGGGCGTTTGAATTTCTCTGGGCAGAAGAATATCTGCACCCTCTCCAC GATCCAGAAATTGCCAAGGCTGTTAGTTGCATCCTCCGATGGACACCTTTATGTCTACAATTTGGACCCTCAGGACGGAGGAGAGTGTGTCTTAATCAAGACCCACAG CTTGCTTGGCTCAGGAACCacagaagagaataaagaaaatgaccTCAGACCTTCATTACCTCAGTCTTATGCAGCAACGGTAGCCAGACCAAGCACATCTTCAGCTTCCACGGTGCCAG GTTATTCTGAGGATGGCGGGGCGCTCCGAGGAGAGGTTATTCCTGAACATGAGTTTGCGACGGGACCAGTGCGTCTTGATGATGAGAATGAATTTCCCCCT
- the WIPI1 gene encoding WD repeat domain phosphoinositide-interacting protein 1 isoform X3, whose translation MEAEAADSPPGGVKAALSCFSFNQDCTSLAIGTKAGYKLFSLSSVEQLDQVHGSNEIPDVYIVERLFSSSLVVVVSHTKPRQMNVYHFKKGTEICNYSYSSNILSIRLNRQRLLVCLEESIYIHNIKDMKLLKTILDVPANPTGLCALSINHSNSYVAYPGSLTTGEIVLYDGHSLKTVCTIAAHEGTLAAITFNASGSKLASASEKGTVIRVFSVPDGQKLYEFRRGMKRYVTISSLVFSMDSQFLCASSNTETVHIFKLEHLTNNRPEEPSTWSGYMGKMFMAASNYLPAQVTDMMNQDRAFATGRLNFSGQKNICTLSTIQKLPRLLVASSDGHLYVYNLDPQDGGECVLIKTHSLLGSGTTEENKENDLRPSLPQSYAATVARPSTSSASTVPGERR comes from the exons ATCCCTAGCAATTGGAACCAAAGCCGGTTATAAGCTGTTTTCTTTGAGTTCCGTGGAGCAACTGGACCAAGTCCATGGCAgca ACGAAATCCCAGATGTCTACATCGTGGAGCGCCTTTTCTCCAGCagcctggtggtggtggtgagtcATACAAAGCCGCGTCAGATGAACGTCTATCACTtcaagaaaggcacagagatctGTAATTACAGCTACTCCAGCAACATCTTGTCCATAAGGCTGAACCGGCAG AGGCTGCTGGTGTGCCTGGAGGAGTCCATTTACATTCACAACATTAAAGACATGAAGCTGCTGAAGACGATCCTGGATGTTCCTGCAAACCCAACAG GTCTGTGTGCCCTCTCCATCAACCATTCCAATTCTTACGTGGCCTACCCTGGAAGCCTGACTACAGGCGAGATTGTGCTTTACGATGGACACTCCCTG AAAACCGTCTGCACTATTGCTGCCCACGAGGGGACACTGGCTGCCATCACCTTCAACGCCTCAGGCTCCAAACTAGCGAGCGCATCTGAAAAG GGCACTGTCATCCGGGTGTTCTCTGTACCTGATGGGCAAAAGCTCTATGAGTTTCGGAGAGGAATGAAAAG GTATGTGACAATCAGCTCTCTAGTTTTCAGTATGGACTCACAGTTCCTCTGCGCCTCCAGCAACACCGAGACCGTGCACATCTTCAAGCTGGAGCACCTCACCAACAA TCGACCAGAAGAGCCTTCGACCTGGAGTGGCTACATGGGAAAGATGTTCATGGCTGCTTCCAACTACCTCCCCGCCCAGGTGACAGACATGATGAACCAGGACAGGGCCTTTGCCACCGGGCGTTTGAATTTCTCTGGGCAGAAGAATATCTGCACCCTCTCCAC GATCCAGAAATTGCCAAGGCTGTTAGTTGCATCCTCCGATGGACACCTTTATGTCTACAATTTGGACCCTCAGGACGGAGGAGAGTGTGTCTTAATCAAGACCCACAG CTTGCTTGGCTCAGGAACCacagaagagaataaagaaaatgaccTCAGACCTTCATTACCTCAGTCTTATGCAGCAACGGTAGCCAGACCAAGCACATCTTCAGCTTCCACGGTGCCAGGTGAGCGGAG